The Callospermophilus lateralis isolate mCalLat2 chromosome 20, mCalLat2.hap1, whole genome shotgun sequence genome includes the window AACCCCCCTGAAATTTGGCCCAATTTGTAGACCTCCTATTATGCACCTGACAGACAAGATCAGGAAATGGAAAATCAAGTAAGTTTCTGTCTTGCCCCAGACAACCTCAGACATGAGGTAATAGGAAGGAAATATATTCTTTTGAGCTGTGACATGACCCCATTTTTAAAACATCCCtggcactttttaatttttattttgagacaacagGGTCTCaggaagttgcttaggtccttgctcaTTTCCTGACATCAGCATTGAACTTGCCAttgtcccatctcagcctcccgagccactgggattacatgagtGTACCACGGCACCTGGCTGAAAATTCTTAATGTACAAAAAAACTGAAGAATCAATATGTATGCTGCTGTGGAGGTCCCAGTAAGATTGGAAGGTGTTGAGATAAGGTGGTGCGTGGAGATGTGTTCTCCAGAGTGTCAATAGaacctagttttatttttttttaattttgtgctgGGGGCTGCTTGGTGGGTCAGTGTACCAGCACCAAGTTACACCTGGACCTTTTGACTttgtattttgaaacagggtctcactaagacgTCCAGACTGGCTTcattcttgtgatcctcctgcctcagcatcttgggtcactgggatttcaggtggacACCACTGTGCCCCACACCAGAACTGAGTtttcatgtggaataaaaatacAGTTGGACGaatcttcttttttcttcatgGAAGTGGTGTTCATTTGAGATTGATGAAGGAGGTCAGATTtgccaaaaaaaatatatatatatttgtgtgttacTCTGGTCACCATATTTTTCTTTCCCCCGTAAGATGAACAAAGCTAATAGACTGTACAGTAATATTCACATAAGAAACACTGTGTACACCGTGACTGGCGTTGGGGTCATGGCCAATGCCCTTCTTCTTCTCGTCCACATCTCCTTGCACATTACTGGGCACAGACCTAAGCCCACTGACCTGCCCATTGGTCTCCTGGTCCTGATCCACCTGGTAATTCTGCTCATCAATGGGTTCATAGCTTCGGACATTTTTATTCCTCAGGGGGGCAGGTGGGATGACCTGACGTGTAAATTGCTCATCTACCTGTACAGGTTGATGAGGGGCTTCTCCATCTGTGCCACCTGCCTGCTGAGTGTCCTCCAAGCCATCACCCTCAGCCCCAGGAGCTCCTGCTTGGCAAAGTTCAAACATAAATCCTCACGTCACAACCTGTGTTTCCTTCTCTTCCTGTGGGTCATCTACTCATCCTTCAGTAGTCACCTCTTCATCTCCATTACTGCTACCCCCAACTGGACCTCAGACAACTTTATGTACGTCACAGAATCCTGCTCCTTCATTCCCATGACCTTCTTCCTCCGGCACAGCTTGTCCATCCTGCTGACCTTCAGGGAAGCCTCCTTTATAGGAATCATGGCCCTCTCCAGTGGATACATGGTGGCTCTCCTGTGCAGGCACAAGAGGCAGTCCCGGCATCTCCACAGCACCAGCCTGTCTCCAGTATCATCCCCAGAACTGAGGGCCACCCAGACAATCTTCCTGCTCATGAGTTGCTTCGTGGTCATGTCCATCTTGGACAGCGTTGTCTCCTATGCAAGAATCACACTGAAAGATGATCCAGTATTTTACTGTATCCAGATCCTCGTGACCCATAGCTATGCCTCGTTCAGCCCTTTGGTGTTTATTTGTACTGAAAAACGTATAATTAGTATTTTCAGATATATGTGG containing:
- the LOC143385690 gene encoding vomeronasal type-1 receptor 53-like, coding for MNKANRLYSNIHIRNTVYTVTGVGVMANALLLLVHISLHITGHRPKPTDLPIGLLVLIHLVILLINGFIASDIFIPQGGRWDDLTCKLLIYLYRLMRGFSICATCLLSVLQAITLSPRSSCLAKFKHKSSRHNLCFLLFLWVIYSSFSSHLFISITATPNWTSDNFMYVTESCSFIPMTFFLRHSLSILLTFREASFIGIMALSSGYMVALLCRHKRQSRHLHSTSLSPVSSPELRATQTIFLLMSCFVVMSILDSVVSYARITLKDDPVFYCIQILVTHSYASFSPLVFICTEKRIISIFRYMWEKTVNVSVASGG